In Leishmania mexicana MHOM/GT/2001/U1103 complete genome, chromosome 34, one DNA window encodes the following:
- a CDS encoding putative ankyrin repeat protein — translation MSSTRSSRDATSRRESPAETIYDACRRGNAERFMTYVQKGGCLSECDDQKLTLLHHAAFSGNNAFVKAILDRSDTQQVNIDAADCEGWTPLHYAADRGHAHVVEALLDEGANVNARDTAKRTPMHLAALSGRPDVVAVLLRHGASKTTKNVAGMTPMDCAKQTDQAAVIAQLE, via the coding sequence ATGTCAAGCACTCGGTCCTCCCGTGACGCCACGTCACGGCGGGAAAGCCCTGCGGAGACGATCTATGATGCGTGTCGTCGCGGTAATGCCGAGCGCTTTATGACGTACGTGCAGAAGGGTGGATGCCTCAGTGAGTGTGATGATCAGAAGCTCACTCTGCTTCACCACGCCGCCTTTTCGGGCAACAACGCCTTTGTCAAAGCGATTCTCGACCGCAGCGACACGCAGCAGGTCAACATCGACGCTGCTGACTGTGAAGGGTGGACGCCGCTGCACTATGCCGCAGATCGTGGCCATGCACACGTCGTGGAAGCGCTGCTCGACGAGGGCGCCAACGTGAACGCACGTGATACCGCAAAGCGGACGCCCATGCacctcgccgctctctccgGCAGACCAgatgtggtggcggtgctgcttcgCCATGGTGCCTCAAAGACGACAAAAAATGTCGCTGGCATGACTCCGATGGATTGCGCCAAGCAGACGGACCAAGCAGCCGTCATTGCTCAGCTCGAGTAA
- a CDS encoding QA-SNARE protein putative gives MATRDRTGEFLQYRAIRPRRPETEQLLAEEENMNRVYVTPLWVKKMADVRRIEDQIKEQMAALEKLRKDHLKVEFSSTRDEGREEAEIEDAQNTIDRLFKQSEMGVKDLEISYTRDLPDGGTDAELSILRNVKMCLVNEINNVSKLYRESQRRYMMDVKKQQLVSQRWAGGDRQKAVEQQLENDALMDQYLQKGMTQEQVETIMLNQQMADERVKEFERIYSSIKSLHEMFKDMNTLVIEQGALLDRIDYNMTITHTRVQKARTELQRAAEYQSAGTFKLCVLFMIILIIGLMIALFFKAIT, from the coding sequence ATGGCGACTCGTGACCGCACGGGCGAGTTCCTGCAGTACCGTGCGATCCGGCCACGCCGGCCTGAGACGGAGCAGTTGCTTGCCGAAGAGGAGAATATGAATCGCGTCTATGTGACGCCGCTTTGGGTGAAAAAGATGGCTGATGTCCGTCGCATTGAAGACCAAATCAAGGAGCAAATGGCGGCTCTCGAGAAGCTGCGGAAGGACCACCTCAAGGTGGAGTTCAGCTCCACGCGTGACGAAGGCCGCGAGGAGGCCGAGATCGAGGATGCTCAGAACACCATTGATCGCCTCTTCAAGCAAAGCGAGATGGGCGTGAAGGACTTGGAAATCTCCTACACACGCGACCTCCCTGACGGGGGCACGGATGCCGAGTTGAGCATTTTGCGCAATGTCAAGATGTGCCTAGTGAACGAGATCAACAACGTCAGCAAGCTCTACCGCGAGAGCCAACGCCGTTACATGATGGATGTGAAGAAACAGCAGCTCGTCTCTCAGCGCTGGGCTGGCGGCGATCGgcagaaggcggtggagcagcagctggagaacgACGCGCTTATGGATCAGTACCTCCAGAAGGGTATGACGCAGGAGCAGGTCGAGACGATCATGCTAAATCAGCAGATGGCAGATGAGCGGGTGAAGGAGTTTGAGCGCATCTACAGCTCCATCAAGTCTCTACACGAGATGTTCAAGGACATGAACACCCTCGTCATTGAGCAAGGCGCCTTGCTCGACCGCATTGATTACAACATGACCATCACCCACACCCGTGTGCAGAAGGCGCGCACAGAGCTGCAGAGGGCCGCGGAGTACCAGTCCGCCGGCACATTCAAACTGTGCGTGCTCTTCATGATTATACTCATTATTGGCCTTATGATAGCCCTCTTCTTCAAGGCCATTACCTGA